Proteins encoded by one window of Channa argus isolate prfri chromosome 1, Channa argus male v1.0, whole genome shotgun sequence:
- the LOC137133217 gene encoding uncharacterized protein gives MEPQDYVAKLNEYAHKMRSVVKYEDVDSVGPDHLKTFTIKAVVNGKAYPCGVGKTKKEAKKNAAKNAYNGLMEESPTSTGDEEFSGASGQQEETSKHNFQGIINHYCQKNRRFPSYNLERTCGPPHDLQFFVKLTIDNKDYPVGEGKSFKEAKQNAAQLAWCALQEQPDWDSKASIRSTESEDDVPLDTVSSEALKSHESAQLNPDAAKDKDVRNGQNETSTQSRFILDFEPLDLLGYGAFGRVYKARNKILKKDYALKIVLCEEKSFIEAGTLSDFQHENIIRYYNCWLEDTGYQMDITDDSYSYSQSTDLSSAKYLYIQMELCIQTLKVWINEKNSQVPKDSSRRKESLGIAQQIVSGVEYIHSKNHIHRDLKPANIMFGVGGEVKIGDFGLVTRDDSDYPLIERTVSRGTPTYMAPEQNEKNYNRKVDIFALGLIFFELLWKLSSDHERAKILQDARHQKLPEEFSLHFFPENQLIVTMLSKEPENRPEATTLKAELKKINSKRNLLQQNSTKLNEGSRTVFSFWCFRMGKKKYTTKLKAHARKAGLEVKYQTVSGEEGSGKRFMIRTLINGEYFSIGEGKNHQEAKQNAAKNTLRCLSEKENQRPVTEHVAKRITKSSDVGLLREYCEKNNVPMKAVEPPKMKTNNATTFVVGDTPHPHPVRGAKEEKAKLVFHEVSSCSAVSEDGTEAKLSGSSSRQEFHDGESKSGTSDAVVFNSSSNHSKIQGIKTVETGASPMEMPLTKTKIYSKKSEFDFLEKLGNGAFGRVFKARHTLLNNYYAIKIVPCTEKDKALREVKALSDLDHSNIVRYYSCWMEDTGHEWDGSDDSCSSSPSNTTSCEEYLYIQMALCDTKTLEVWIDEMNAQSVKKSLHKRREESLTIAQQIVSGVEYIHSKKFIHRDLKPANIMFGENKKVKIGDFGLVTTENDHNDENLMERTACKGTPSYMAPEQKSEKDYDRKVDIFALGLIYFELLWKLSTAHEKQMVWDKTRRQIFPQGFCRNFYKEYIIINSMLSVKPEDRPEASKLVVDLDECKGLFISLHNQRRSSRTV, from the exons ATTTACTATAAAAGCTGTCGTGAATGGCAAAGCATATCCTTGTGGTGTGGGGAAGACCAAGAAAGAAGCTAAAAAGAACGCAGCTAAAAATGCCTATAATGGTTTGATGGAGGAATCACCTACTTCT ACAGGAGATGAGGAATTCAGTGGTGCATCAGGTCAACAAGAGGAGAcatcaaaacacaattttcaagGAATCATCAATCACTACTGTCAGAAAAACAGACGCTTCCCCTCTTATAATTTAGAGAGAACATGTGGTCCACCTCATGACCTTCA attttttgtCAAATTAACTATTGACAATAAGGACTACCCCGTCGGCGAGGGTAAGAGTTTCAAAGAAGCTAAACAAAATGCAGCACAGCTTGCTTGGTGCGCTCTTCAAGAACAGCCAGACTGGGACAGTAAG gcATCTATCAGATCAACAGAGTCTGAGGATGATGTACCACTTGACACAGTTTCATCAGAAGCACT GAAGTCCCATGAATCAGCACAACTCAATCCA GATGCTGCCAAAGACAAGGATGTGAGGAATGGTCAGAATGAGACATCAACCCAGTCTAG gtttattttagattttgagCCTTTGGACCTTCTTGGGTATGGAGCCTTTGGTCGGGTTTACAAAGcaagaaataaaatactgaaaaaggATTATGCTTTAAAGATTGTCCTCTGTGAAGA AAAATCTTTTATAGAGGCGGGGACATTGTCTGACTTccaacatgaaaatattatcAGATACTACAACTGCTGGTTGGAGGATACAGGATACCAAATGGACATTACAGATGACAGTTACAGCTATTCCCA GTCTACAGATCTTTCCTCTGCAAAGTACCTCTATATACAAATGGAGTTATGTATCCAAACACTTAAAGTGTGGATAAATGAGAAGAACTCTCAGGTTCCGAAGGACTCCAGCAGAAGAAAGGAAAGTCTAGGCATTGCTCAACAAATAGTCTCTGGAGTTGAATATATTCACTCGAAGAATCACATCCACAGAGACCTGAAG CCTGCAAACATAATGTTTGGAGTGGGTGGAGAAGTGAAGATTGGGGACTTTGGTCTGGTCACCAGAGATGATTCGGACTATCCTTTGATAGAGAGGACAGTGTCAAGAGGAACCCCAACTTACATGGCTCCAGAACAA AATGAGAAGAACTATAACCGGAAAGTGGACATCTTTGCTCTGGGGTTGATATTTTTCGAACTCCTTTGGAAACTCTCTTCTGACCATGAAAGAGCAAAG ATTTTGCAGGATGCTAGACATCAGAAGTTACCCGAAGAGTTTTCACTGCATTTTTTCCCAGAG aaCCAATTGATTGTGACGATGCTGAGTAAAGAGCCAGAGAACCGACCTGAAGCAACTACACTGAAGGCAGAACTCAAGAAAATTAACTCAAAAAGGAATTTGCTTCAGCAAAATTCAACT AAGCTGAACGAAGGGTCTCGCAcggtttttagtttttggtgCTTTAGGATGGGAAAGAAAAAGTACACAACTAAACTAAAGGCGCATGCACGGAAAGCAGGCTTGGAGGTGAAATATCAGACGGTTTCGGGGGAAGAAGGCTCCGGCAAaag ATTCATGATAAGGACATTGATAAATGGCGAATACTTTTCCATTGGTGAAGGGAAGAACCATCAGGAAGCCAAGCAGAATGCAGCCAAAAATACCCTTCGATGTTTGAGTGAGAAGGAAAATCAGAGACCAGTG ACAGAACATGTGGCAAAAAGAATCACTAAATCCAGTGATGTAGGTTTGCTCAGGGAATATTGTGAGAAGAACAACGTGCCTATGAAAGCTGTGGAGCCACCcaaaatgaagacaaataaTGCTACAAC TTTTGTGGTTGGTGATaccccacacccacacccagtGAGGGGTGCTAAAGAGGAAAAAGCCAAGCTTGTGTTTCATGAG GTGTCCTCCTGTTCAGCTGTCTCTGAAGATGGTACGGAAGCCAAGCTGTCCGGATCTTCAAGCAGACA GGAGTTCCATGATGGGGAATCAAAAAGTGGGACAAGTGACGCGGTTGTTTTCAACAGTTCATCAAACCATTCCAAGATTCAG GGTATAAAGACAGTTGAAACAGGAGCCAGTCCCATGGAGATGCCATTAACCAAAACAAAGATATACAG taaaaaatctgaatttgacTTCCTCGAGAAACTTGGCAATGGAGCTTTTGGTCGTGTTTTCAAGGCACGACATACATTATTGAACAATTACTATGCTATAAAGATTGTCCCCTGCACAGA gAAAGACAAAGCTCTAAGAGAGGTCAAGGCTTTGTCAGACTTGGACCACAGTAACATTGTTCGGTATTATTCGTGCTGGATGGAGGATACAGGACACGAATGGGACGGTTCAGACGACAGTTGCAGCAGTTCACC gtcAAACACTACTTCTTGTGAAGAGTATCTCTATATTCAGATGGCTCTGTGTGACACCAAGACACTTGAAGTGTGGATAGATGAGATGAATGCTCAGAGTGTTAAGAAATCTTTGcataaaagaagagaagaaagtcTGACCATCGCTCAGCAGATAGTCAGTGGAGTTGAATACATTCACTCTAAGAAGTTCATCCACAGAGACCTGAAG CCTGCCAACATCATgtttggagaaaataaaaaagtgaagatTGGAGACTTCGGTCTGGTCACTACTGAGAATGATCACAATGATGAGAACCTGATGGAAAGAACGGCGTGCAAAGGAACCCCATCATACATGGCCCCTGAGCAG aaaagtgaaaaggaTTATGACCGAAAAGTTGATATATTTGCTTTGGGGCTGATATATTTTGAGCTTCTCTGGAAACTCTCCACTgctcatgaaaaacaaatg GTTTGGGACAAAACCAGAAGACAGATATTTCCCCAGGGGTTTTGTCGCAATTTTTATAAAGAG TACATCATCATAAATTCGATGCTGAGTGTGAAACCAGAGGATCGACCTGAAGCAAGCAAGCTCGTGGTAGACCTGGACGAGTGCAAAGGCTTATTCATCTCTCTGCACAATCAACGCCGCAGCAGCAGGACTGTTTGA